A window from Rana temporaria chromosome 8, aRanTem1.1, whole genome shotgun sequence encodes these proteins:
- the LOC120909353 gene encoding zinc finger protein 16-like yields MWWTQEGTPTGELDQKDQCLTPQETRHIRGTSCTKEEPCSPGGPHPHPDFFTLANHTQPPFMHIKEEPSLGEKHLPHSEISTFTNHAQPPLVNNKTEPPLHEEHSLPYGDTCLGIDNPQYVTVCVKGESYGEDLQHLDCPPPPLQSISTYIKEEPLSREDHLPHPGLSTSQTQHLPTPIKEEPLLCEDRLPHPDPTTHQTQHLPNPIKEKPLLCEDHLSHPDPSTHQTQHLPNPIKEQPLLCKDRLPHPDPTTCLTKHLLTPMKEEPLLCEDHLPRPDPSTCLTKHLLTPIKEEPLLCEDHLPRPDPSTHQTQHLPNPIKEEPLLCEDHLPRPDPSTHLPNPIKEEPLLCEDHLSHPDPSTHQTQHLPNPIKEEPLLCEDHLSHPDPSTQQTQHLPTPIKEEPLLCEDHLPHPGLSTRQTQHLATPIKEQPLLCEDHLLHPDLSTHHTQPLPTPIKEEPLLCEDLLPHPDLSTHHPSTHIKEEPLSNEKEQPPAHADDLQYVTVCVKEECVEEELRHPGCPPITRSATTYIKEEPISCEKHLSNSNINAKKKKMQNVLPPKLHQLPSTNKADGEPRLALGGQSPNLTEGQNGGTATKKQLECTECGKVFQRKYQLVEHLRRHSGERPYQCTECGKGFVRRSHLQTHFKNHSGEKPFQCPECDKQFIQNSELSAHLRRHRGERPFPCPECGKCFAANSHLVTHSRTHTGEKPFRCSECGACFRTNGHLSQHRRIHAGDKPFKCSECGKGFLWKGQLDIHQRSHTGDRPYECPDCGKRFAAKYKLDAHQRSHTDEALRCAHCGKACRDKETLIVHERVHTGEKPFGCPECEKFFSSNALLMLHQRVHTGEKPYQCPECGRNFAQSSTLRRHLAVHRKKTQELNSVQISSS; encoded by the coding sequence ATGTGGTGGACCCAAGAGGGAACTCCGACCGGAGAACTGGATCAGAAAGACCAATGTCTGACACCCCAGGAGACACGACATATAAGGGGTACATCTTGCACTAAGGAGGAGCCCTGCTCACCTGGAGGGCCTCACCCCCACCCGGACTTCTTTACACTCGCCAATCATACGCAACCTCCATTTATGCATATTAAGGAGGAACCCAGTTTAGGTGAGAAACATCTCCCCCATTCTGAAATCTCCACCTTCACCAATCATGCACAGCCTCCACTAGTGAATAATAAGACGGAACCCCCCCTACATGAAGAACACTCCCTCCCCTATGGCGACACTTGCCTTGGAATAGACAATCCGCAATATGTAACTGTTTGTGTTAAGGGTGAATCTTATGGGGAAGATCTCCAGCACCTTGACTGTCCTCCTCCCCCATTACAGTCTATATCCACGTACATTAAAGAGGAACCCCTCTCACGTGAAGACCATCTCCCCCATCCTGGCCTCTCTACAAGTCAAACACAACATCTTCCTACCCCAATTAAGGAGGAACCCCTCTTATGTGAGGACCGTCTCCCCCATCCTGACCCCACTACACATCAAACACAACATCTTCCTAACCCAATCAAGGAGAAACCCCTCTTATGTGAAGACCATCTCTCTCatcctgacccctctacacatcAAACACAACATCTTCCTAACCCAATTAAGGAGCAACCCCTCTTATGTAAGGACCGTCTCCCCCATCCTGACCCAACTACATGCCTTACGAAGCATCTTCTTACACCAATGAAGGAGGAACCCCTCTTATGTGAAGACCATCTCCCCCGTCCTGACCCCTCTACATGCCTTACGAAGCATCTTCTTACACCAATCAAGGAGGAACCCCTCTTATGTGAAGACCATCTCCCCCgtcctgacccctctacacatcAAACACAACATCTTCCTAACCCAATTAAGGAGGAACCCCTCTTATGTGAAGACCATCTCCCCcgtcctgatccctctacacaTCTTCCTAACCCAATTAAGGAGGAACCGCTCTTATGTGAAGACCATCTCTCTCatcctgacccctctacacatcAAACACAACATCTTCCTAACCCAATTAAGGAGGAACCTCTCTTATGTGAAGACCATCTCTCTCATCCTGACCCTTCTACACAACAAACACAACATCTTCCCACCCCAATTAAGGAGGAACCACTCTTATGTGAGGACCATCTCCCCCATCCTGGCCTCTCCACACGTCAGACACAACATCTTGCTACCCCAATTAAGGAGCAACCCCTCTTATGTGAAGACCATCTCCTCCATCCTGACCTCTCTACACATCATACACAACCTCTTCCCACCCCAATTAAGGAGGAACCACTCTTATGTGAAGACCTTCTCCCCCATCCTGATCTCTCCACACATCATCCATCTACTCATATTAAGGAGGAACCCCTCTCAAATGAAAAAGAACAACCCCCTGCACATGCCGACGACCTGCAATATGTAACTGTTTGTGTTAAGGAAGAATGTGTTGAGGAAGAACTCCGTCACCCTGGCTGTCCACCCATCACACGCTCTGCAACCACATACATTAAGGAGGAACCCATCTCATGCGAAAAGCATCTGTCAAATTCCAATATCAATGCTAAAAAGAAAAAGATGCAGAACGTTCTGCCACCTAAACTTCACCAGCTGCCTTCTACAAACAAGGCAGACGGGGAGCCACGGTTGGCTCTTGGTGGACAATCTCCCAATCTCACTGAAGGGCAGAATGGTGGCACGGCCACAAAGAAACAATTGGAATGTACGGAGTGTGGGAAAGTTTTCCAGAGGAAGTACCAATTGGTTGAGCACTTGAGGCGGCACTCGGGGGAGCGACCTTACCAGTGCACCGAGTGTGGCAAAGGCTTCGTCAGGAGGAGCCACCTTCAGACGCACTTTAAGAACCATTCCGGGGAGAAGCCTTTCCAGTGCCCTGAGTGCGATAAGCAATTTATCCAGAACTCCGAACTCTCCGCCCATTTACGAAGGCACCGGGGAGAGAGGCCATTCCCTTGTCCAGAGTGTGGGAAGTGCTTTGCCGCCAACTCCCACCTCGTCACGCACTCACGGACCCACACGGGCGAGAAGCCGTTCAGGTGCTCAGAGTGCGGGGCCTGCTTCCGGACCAACGGGCACCTCAGCCAGCACAGGAGGATCCACGCTGGAGACAAACCCTTCaagtgttctgagtgtgggaaaggcTTCCTGTGGAAAGGGCAGCTTGACATCCATCAGAGGAGCCACACGGGAGACAGGCCTTATGAGTGTCCCGACTGTGGGAAACGATTCGCCGCCAAGTACAAGCTGGACGCCCATCAACGATCGCACACCGACGAGGCACTGAGGTGCGCCCACTGTGGGAAGGCCTGTCGGGATAAGGAGACCTTAATCGTCCACGAGCGGgtccacacgggggagaagcccttCGGATGCCCAGAGTGCGAGAAGTTCTTTTCCAGCAACGCGCTCCTTATGTTACACCAAAGGGTTCACACCGGAGAAAAACCTTATCAGTGTCCCGAATGTGGCAGGAACTTTGCTCAGAGTTCCACTTTACGTCGCCATCTTGCTGTACACCGAAAGAAAACGCAGGAACTGAATTCTGTGCAGATTTCATCTTCCTGA